The nucleotide window GCAACCGTATTGAGCTCTACTTGTTATAACCAACCGTATTGAGCTCTACATGATATAACCAACCGTATTGAGCTCTACTTGATATAAGCAACCGTATTGAGCTCTACTTGTTATAACCAACCGTATTGAGCTCTACATGATATAACCAACCGTATAGAGCTCTACTTGATATAAGCAACCGTATGGAGCTCTACTTGTTATAACCAACCGTATTGAGCTCTACATGATATAACCAACCGTATTGAGCTCTACTTGAAAAAACCAACCGTATTGAGCTCTACTTGATATAACCAACCGTATTGAGCTCTACTTGATATAACCAACCGTATTGAGCTCTACTTGAAAAAACCAACCGTATTGAGCTCTACATGATATAACCAACCGTATTGAGCTCTACATGATATAACCAACCGTATTGAGCTCTACTTGATATAACCAACCGTATTGAGCTCTACTTGATATAACCAACCGTATTGAGCTCCACTTGATATAACCAACCGTATTGAGCTCCACTTGATATAACCAACCGTATTGAGCTCTACATGACATAACCAACCGTATTGAGCTCTACTTGATATAACCAACCGTATTGAGCTCTACTTGTTATAACCAACCGTATTGAGCTCTACATGATATAACCAACCGTATTGAGCTCTACTTGATATAAGCAACCGTATTGAGCTCTACATGATATAACCAACCGTATTGAGCTCTACATGATATAACCAACCGTATTGAGCTCTACTTGATATAACCAACCGTATTGAGCTCTACTTGATATAACCAACCGTATTGAGCTCTACTTGATATAACCAACCGTATTGAGCTCGACTTGATATAACCAACCGTATTGAGCTCGACTTGATATAACCAACCGTATTGAGCTCTACTTGATATAACCAACCGTATTGAGCTCTACTTGATATAACCAACCGTATTGAGCTCTACTTGATATAACCAACCGTATTGAGCTCGACTTGATATAACCAACCGTATTGAGCTCTACTTGATATAACCAACCGTATTGAGCTCTACTTGTTATAACCAACCGTATTGAGCTCTACTTGATATAACCAACCGTATTGAGCTCTACTTGATATAACCAACCGTATTGAGCTCGACTTGATATAACCAACCGTATTGAGCTCGACTTGCTTGTGGATAATAACAAGGCAACTGAACTGTGAAATGAATGTACACAATAAAATAGGCATGTCTACAGGTCAAAATGCTGGTCCTGAAAAAACAAACATCAACTTAACACAGTAACCTCACTGGTCCAACTGCAGTAATACGGTCATACTGCAGACATATTTAAGACAGTTTTCTTTGGGAGATGTCCATTAAGTGCATTAGAGCCTTTGACTAGCATAATAAAACTATACAATAGCCCTCATTAACATACATTTAGTATTTCCTCCCAAACAGTGGTAGGTCTTCAGCTCTTCATAAGATTCATTGGTTTATTTGTTTCAGTTTGGTCCTCATCATGTCAGTAAAACATAAAGGGAAATAGTGTGAGAATGAAATGCatttctgactgtgtgtgtgtgtgtccatgcaaaCAATGTATAAAGACATGTGTCCATGTGAACAATGTATAAAGACATGTGTCCATGTGAACAATGTATAAAGACACTTGTCTAAGAACAGCAGTGGAATAATCAGAATACAATCTGGGCAAACAGGAAGTTTTTGCAAATGCACTTAGAAATACTAATTTGTGTATACATGCATGAGTCTTCTTAGAATGTGAGTGGATTTCAGAGGAGAAAAATATCTTCCAATCCTCAAAGTTGAACAGATAATTAAATAatctatagccccccccccccccgaggttTGGAATTTTCAACGGTTCACATTATGGAATGCACAGTGCAAAAACGACAGATAAAACCACATCTTCATTTTCTTCTTTAGTGGTTAAACTGAATATAAATGACATCATCAAGGATTGACTGAGCCATTCAGCAGTTGCCAGGTGCTGGccggtctcggtctctctctctccagggccaTCCTCAGAGCCACTGACTGGTGTCTGCTCTGCTCACTGACACAACAACAGACACCCACAGACCTGGTGCTAGTATTGCTTTACTGTAAGTGCCTCAGTAAGACCTATtatgtctgtactgttttgttTTTGAAAGGCCAAAAAGTGGTCAATATCACGGCACCGGGCTGGTATCCTTCTGAATACACCCAATATAAATGACTCTGTATTGCTGGGGCTAGATCATGGACAGAGTTAGTTTCATAATCAGTTGTATGAGAACATCTTTTATCTCACATATACACTGACAGGACTTTGGTGTGGTGTCAGAAGGCTACATTAGTTCCAATGTGTTGAGTTCATTCTTCACTGTGTTAAGGTGCTCTGCATATAGCCTGAGGAGAATGGACGGTGGTCTTTGAGGCACTGTGTGGTTTTAGGGCCTCATTGGTTAAGGCAGAGATCCACAATCTACACTCCTCCCCCTCGTCGTGTGACAGGGAAGAATCTCCAAGGCTATTGGGATGTCCTGAAGGAGAGGTCTGTGAGGTCAAGGGTCAGCATCTTCTACATGGAGTCCTCATCTTGCTCCATAGGCTCGTCTGGGTGGCTGGGGGAAACAGAGAAGATGGTTAGGAAAAACATCATGCATCACATTTGTAACATTTTGGGGAGTATTTAGGAGTGTTAGGTACTGGTGGTCAAGTCATACCTCCTACTGGTCAGGACCCCCACAGACAGAGAGGCCAGAGCATTGACAGCATCAGTCTCCTCACAGTCTCTCCTCTGAGCACCCAGGTAGGACAGTCCCACAGAGCTACTGAACAGCTTCAGGGACTGCCAATACTGACCTGAAAAACAGGTCACTTTATTTGCCTAAACCAAAGCCAGTAAGCACAAACACTTGGATGAGAGCAGTGGGCACTTCGGCTGCAGTCAGAAGGTCTGAACGTCCAACTGACATAAATGCTAGTCCCTCCAACTGCATGGGCCCATATGGTCCTTGTAGCCTACTGTATTAAATCAGTGTGTGTACTCAGGAAGTCTCTGCATTTTACAATAATTAGAATCAGACAAGAATAAAGGGATAGACAAAAAtacaatagagagagaaacagagagggaaaaggaggacAGGGGTATCCTTTATTTGAGACATGAGGAGTTGAATGACTGTTTACCTACCATGTATCTGTATGACTCTCAGTAGCGAGTGAACACTGTTAGCATTGGGCTTCTGCAGCAGCACCTCCTCCGACAGAGGCTCCTGTATGGACAACGCAGTGGGAGAGGAAGGCATCAGACCACTCATCAACAACACTCACCTTAACAGCCCTCCATAGATTTCCTCTTACTCATATCATTGAATATTCCTTATGAGGGAATACACTTCACATAAACCTGTGTGGTATACTTAACATGATTTAGGAAGGGGTTTTAAAGTAGTTTATAAACTGCTTTAATGCACCTTAAACCAGTCTCACCTCAATACCCAGCAGAGCACTGACGCAGGCCTCAGAGGCGTCACAGATGGCCGTGAGGTCGTGACCTCCCTCCAGAGCCATGATCACCCGGCCTCCAGCTAGACCCATCAGCTGCCGGGTAAGGAACCCAAAACCTGACAGACACATCCACATTAACACAGTCAATATGGGATGTGGTGGCCAATTAAGCACGGGAACTTTGCATGTTAAACTAGCCTAAATCATGTTCAATACGGCATTTCAACCCCTTTTCTAGATTGACAACATGGGAATATACTGCAGGGCATGTATCAATCTTTATGACATTTACAGCGCAGATTAACATACAGTAAATCCCTAAAGACACACAGTTACAACACTAACAAAAATacaactacagatgtaggatcttaatttgagccagtttgctatagcaggaaaataatcctgcagcaacaggaaatgtaaatgATTATGTGAATTTTTGTAGGTGTTGATCCATTTTTCGTgaggggaaaatcaagtctgaaatttcaaagtggaaagtACAAACTTTAAGAGCCTTTTTAAacttcaaatacactacaagttgaaCATTTCCTAAATTTCagaaaagttatcctgcaacagggtgattacattaagatccaacatctgtattGTCCATCCTACTTGATTTTTTATCATGCCATTTTATATTGTGTACCAGGTCAATGCTTATAAATGTCTTGCCTTCCATTTATCAAGAACTAACTAGCAAAGCTCTAAAACCACTTTATAGGCTAGCTCGGGGTCTAAAGTGTACTGAggaaaaccttgcttacatttggcGGTGACCTTGTAACCCCCTAGAGGTGCAGGGTGTCCCTCTGCTGCATCGAACCCCGAGGAGACCAGGACCACGTCAGGGGAGAACTCCTGAGCTATGGGCATCACCACCGTCCTGCAGGGAGAAACATTAAACAACATCTATGTCATTTAGTCCACTAACAGCCCTGCCTGGCTGTTTCAGACAGTGAGGAGAGCATGGTTGGGGTTGAGCTGCTAGGGAGTGGGCCTCCTGTTGTTTTCTGGGCTGGTGTCCATCACCCCTCTCTGTCAGAGAGTCAACCAGCACAGTGCAGAGCAGAGCCGCCAACTAGCAAGGAAGCTAACGCAGGCATCTCCGCTGCCGCCCGAGTTCAAAGCCGCCATAGGCGCGTCTGGTTCCCATTTGGAGCTTGTCACTCTCCTCACGTCACTGACAGCATGCCATCTGGGATCCATTTGGGTTCATTATCCTGCGTTTGGATTCCTCCAGCCCAGACCCCCCCACTCCCCACCACACTAACTAACCCCGCCTCCCCTGTAGACCAATAAAACCTTCCATACTCCCCTGTGAGCCCAGCTATAGACAGACTACagggagaacaagagagagagggagagggctcaTTAAAGATCaatcagagagagggaaggagagaggagaggaggagaacaggaatgagagagaggagacagggaggtggggaggggtgTAGAGGTATGTGGTGGATGGCAGCATTCCCTACCCCTGGAGTTTAGAGAAACTGACTGACAATATTTCACCAACAAATTTGTTGCGCATTCTAAATCTGTGTGGGACAGATGTGTGgcaacaaaatatgtattttcagaTAACAAAAACAGAGTTATAATTATTATTTCCAAGGATGGTGCACTATTGTGTGGAAAAGTAAGGTATATTAGGAATACTCTGGTTTGTTACTTATTACGTTGAAGTTAAAAACTTTTGTTGAAACTTTTCCAGTACTATGTTGTCATTCTCATTTTGTTACGCTGGCTTAGAGGTGGGGCCCACCCACTTGGTTGTCTGCCTGCAGTGTGGACCCTCTTACTGTGTGGTTGCTACAGTTTCCTATGGTTGCCACCAGACAGCAGACCAAACCAACATACAGAGACTTCATTAGAACTTTCAACTACCCACCGGTGGCAATTAAGTGCCATGGAGGAAGTGTCAGTGAAATGTCTGTTTAATACAACAACAACCAAACCTGGAGACAATTTAATCTTACAAAAAATcttattaaaatgtaaaaaattgggACCATACACATGCACTTCAAATGACTGGGATTCAGAAGTGCGTCAGTCAATTTACAGTATATTGACAGCAGTGCTCGGTAAACTGGAGTGAAGGACACTGTGCCCCATGTTGTTTTGGCGAATTGAAGAGCAAACTCTCCCCAGTGAGCAGTAGACTGAATCACGGTGACACCCAGATGGTTACTACCAATATTACAATTTATTTCTCGTGTAGGCTGCTATCCTAATCAAAATAAAATCAAGTGGGATGGAACAAAATGGCCACGTTAGCTACGCCACATTAGCTACCGCCAGCGACATGCGGCATGTCACAGTGACATCAGGATGGTGACCAAGATGTTTCTCCCTCACCCATCGAAATAAACATCACTTCATTTTACACCTTTTAACTAGCGTCATGCTGCAtcataaactagctagctgggaacaCTGGCTGGGAAGGGGTTATCAGGACAACTGATAAAACGAACCATTCGTCTCCACCCGACTTTCAACTGTGAGAAATACGTCATTGATTTGGGCAACATGCGTGTCCGTATAGCTTCATATACATTTTTGGTGATGTCACTTCTTGCCACTGGGGGGCAGTAAAACAACGTGATGGGTCAGGTCAAGTTACATTAGGTTTAAATGTAGAGCCAGCGAGATGACAAAGACGCACCAAGTAAACAGTAGTAGAGGGTCAATTTCCTCAACAACCAGGAGCGCTGAAACGTGAGGCtaaacttctctgctgttttggtcctgAAGCTACCATGTTGTAGCAGAGTGAAGCACACCCGTGTACATGCGCAGGtactctgtgtgactgtgtgagagcagTCTTGCATCGCACTTATCTCAATGGGCACGTTTCTCTACTCAGACGTTGCTGACGCCTGCCAGATCTTACAatacctggataggtattttacctATCAGCTAATCACATCATGGTCGCATTCCCCTGCTTAGACgctgcatgcatcaaccaatggttgtgtgCATGTCATCGAATGTGCAGTGAGGCACCATACTGCTATACCATATGACGTGGTTAACTGATACGTataatatctatctatctatctatctatctatctatctatctatctatctatctatctatctatctatctatctatctaggcattgtaagatctggcatgcgtcaACAACGTCTGAGTAGTAAAGGAACACAACCAACATGTTATCTCAATCTGGTGCCCGACTGCACAGTCGCTGACGGGGTTGATTCATGCAaggtctgagcaggggaacgcgACCAATAGCTGCGGCGCTCACCGTGGCAACGTCACGCCTTTCCTGCATTCAATGACCTAAAGCGTCGTCTTTGACCCTATGGGTGGAATGttgttcatatttttcataatttcataataaaaacacaacaaaaatccggtgtttctatgtcaaacagttttgatatatttatattctgtgatgtatataaagtgtaatattgggatgcaaactcaaaatgttatACATTTTTTAGGTCTATACTTttatttcaaagtagatttgtttaagactaccaattaTTCACTCCGTGTGAcgctgatttagcccactgcagtaaaagtgaATCTCAATGTGACCTTGCTTGAAAACTCTATTATATTTTTGCCAAAACTTTCAAGAAAGAGAACAAAAACTGAACATAATTCATTATGGTTTTTATTTTGGTTCGTTTTGGAGTCAGTCAAAGATAACAGTTTTAGTATTTTCTGTTGGTTCATTGTTTTATTTCTGTTTACTTTTTACATGATTCGTTTTTGTTTTAGTTTCAGTTTcagtttactataataaccttggtcgGAGCTGTCTTACCTAAAAGCAGTGATGTACTCAGCATCACTCATAGGGGGGTCCAGACCTCCAGTCCAGGCCACATTGACATTGAAGCCCTCTCCAGCACCAGATCCCAcctacaacacagacacacacagagacctacTGAGACAAAGCATTCTCCATGGAGAGGAGGATACTGTCAATAAGAGTAACATAGAGGTGCTAGAGGCACAGCACATGTAGTATAATCTCGACAGACATCTCTCCACTGTAACTTAGGAACCTAGCTAGCTCTTTGAGTTTCTCTTGACGTCGTCTGGGCCTACTAGCAGAATTCACCGTGTAGAGCTGAACCAATGATGTCAATTACCTCAGCCGGCCCGCCGCTGCCAGGGAAGAAGTTGCCGTCGTCATAGCGATGCAGTGAGATATACAGCACACTGGGATCATTGTAAAACACTTCCTGGGTCCCATTACCATGGTGAACATCCTAGCAACAGGACAGAGATGGAAAAGAACATTTGGTAACATTAAAACCAATAACTGCTGGCTCGTGTTATGTCATATCCTAGGCCTAATCAATAGTAACCAGTAACTAATGTGAGACAGAACTCATGTGTATACTGTACGTGTTATGTCATATCCTAGGCCTAATCAATAGTACCAGGAACTAATGTGAGACAGAACTCATGTGTATACTGTACGTGTTATGTCATATCCTAGGCCTAATCAATAGTACCAGGAACTAATGTGAGACAGAACTCATGTGTATACTGTACGTGTTATGTCATATCCTAGGCCTAATCAATAGTAACCAGTAACTAATGTGAGACAGAACTCATGTGTATACTGTACGTGTTATGTCATATCCTAGGCCTAATCAATAGTACCAATAACTAATGTGAGACAGAACTCATGTGTATACTGTACGTGTTATGTCATATCCTAGGCCTAATCAATAGTACCAGTAACTAATGTGAGACAGAACTCATGTGTATACTGTACCTGTGTttacacatacaggtaactgccagaataaaggaaacacaagtaaatgagggatacaaagtatattaaaAGCAGTGtgtccacacaggtgtggttcctgagttaattaagcaattaaaacATCCCATAATGCTTAGGGTTATGTATAAAATGTTGCTCATtactttggctaccatggctagaagagacTTCAGATCTCAAAGGACCATAGGGGGTTTAAAGCgattctggagtggcgcctgACAGTGTTTTCTACctacatcaacaaaacaccaatatattgaatttctcatggaagaatggtgtcgcatccctccaatagagttccagacaattgtagaatctatgccgaggttcattgaagctgttctggctcgtggtggcccaaaaCCCTATTAAGAcattttatgttggtgtttcctttattttggcatttACCTGTACATAATTCATGtgtttatacatacagtacatcatgaAGGTCAGTACTAGTAGTTATTGTCAAAATAGTACTAAGTCAACTGAGACGAGGACACCAGCAACACAAATAGCGCTGCTACTGTTAATGTTACAACCACTCCAACTGTAGTCCCTTACCCAGTCAACGATGAGGATCTTGTTGGCACTCAGTTTGTGTTGCAGCTGTTTGGCTGCAATGGCCACTGAGTTGAAATAGCAGAAACCCCTgtagcagagaggcagagagagagaaagaggcagagagagtggcagagagagatgcagagagagagagagaggcagagagagagagagagagagaggagagagagagagaggcagagagagagagaggcagagagagagagagagagagagagagagagagagagagagagagagaggcagagagagagagagagagagaggcagagaaagagagagagagaggcagagagagagagagagagagagagagagagagagagagagagagagaggcagagagagagagaggcagagagagagagagagaggcagagagagagagagagaggcagagagagagagagaggggcagagagagagagagaggggcagagagagagagagaggcagagagagagagagagaggcagagagagagagagagaggcagagagagaggcagagaggcagagagagagagagagagagagagagagagagagagagagaagagagagagagagagagagagagagagagagagagagagagagaaagagagagagagagagaggcagagagagagagagagagagagagagagagagagagagagagagagacagagagagagagagagagagagagagagagagagagagacagagagagagagagaggcagagagagagagagagaggcagagagagagagagaggggcagagagagagagagagaggcagagagagagagagagagacagagagagagaggcagagagagagaggcagagagagagaggcagagaggcagagaggcagagagagagaggcagagaggcagagagagagaggcagagaggcagagagagagagagagagagagagagagagagagagagagagagagagagagagagagagagagagaggcagagagaggcagagagagaaagagagacagggtggagggCAGAGAAACATACATTATCAATACAAGATGATAGTGGTTAGGATAAGAGAGAAAATGGTGGAATTCATAGGAGCCAACTCAGCACACTAATCGtaggagagtagagaagaggcATAAATCTTCTCTGTTCTTCTCCTTCCCAGCTTCACTATCAGCCCATAAATATCCATCGTCAGACAGGCTGCTGACACTGCAAAGCTCAGCAGAGCCCGCTGTGGTTAGCCTGGGCACGCACCACCACAAGGAGTATGGTATACACaaaaatcaacacacacacacacagtagatatGAGAATATGAAACAGACTCACATTGGGTtggaggggtcagcatggtggccTGGGGGTCTCACCACTGCAAAGCCATTCTGGAGAGAAACAGTCAAACAAAACAAAGGATTATCATTCAGTATTCTTTGTCAAGTGGCCTAAGGCAGTTGGTGAGGCAGACCAGAATGTGATTGGATGAGGAGTGGAGTACAGATCGGTGTCTTACCTTGAGTTCTCGTTTGGCCACTCTGAAGGCCAGCTCTGTGACGCTGCCTGCAGCCATGCGCGATGCCGTGGATGTATGAGACTCGTTCCAGATTGTGTCATTATCCACCTGCCaatcaaaaacaaaacaacatgagGGTGAGTGACAGGACAGCAGTCAAGCTTGATGGAACCGGTCGTAAGCATGCGTTTAGAATCTGCTAGCATGCTACAGGGAGTTACAGTGTATCAGGTGAAGTGTTTTTCTTTCCATGGTTTAAACAACACCAACTAATAGTACTACAGGCACACTGGTTTGGAGGCAAACAAACCTCACCTCAATCATTTACCGGACTATAAAATAGCTGTCTGATATATTTACGCAGACACACTCTGTGCCATAGAGATTTGCTATCCAAGCAACAAAAGAAACAGGACCATGCATACATGGTGTTGTATATACAGACCTGAGGGGTTGTCATTCCCTCAGGACTTAAACATTCTCCTGTCCACTCCATTTTATCTATCCTTTCATTCTTTTTCTCTGTTTGTTCACAAACTCGCATTTCTAGCCGTCTGGCTCAGACAATGAAATTGGAGGCATTTCTTTTATCCCTCGTCATGCGCATATTGTTTCTATTAGTTTGAATTGTCATGGTCCGATGGAGATCGTCAGGCAATTTATTGACATGTCCCAACGCACTCATGTTTTCCTCTTTCATTTCCACCGCCTCGTCTTCTCATGGCCCTCTCCTGgaaacaacatcaacaactacCATCACTCTAATCAATCTGAATGGACTGGATCATATATCCGTTGTCAAGGACTTGGAGGGAAGAATTGCCAACTGAAATCGAGAGATGTTGTGCGcgttgtgagtgagagagagctaggggaaaatgtgtgtctgtgcatgcgtatgtatactgtatgtgtgtgtgtgtactgtatgtgtgtgtgtgtgtgtgtgtgtgtgtgtgtgtgtgtgtgtgtgtgtgtgtgtgtgtgtgtgtgtgtgtgtgtgtgtgtgtgtgtgttgggcctCTCACGTACCCCTACTCCTCCACATGGCAGCATCACAAACATCCTTTGAGAGAGAATGCCTGAGGGAGAAAAATGCAAAGAGGTTTTATTAACCAAACAATCAATGTTAACAGCTCCTTTTCAAACAATTTTACATTAGAAATGAGTATCAGACATTACTGTACGTTTGTGTACCATCACTGTAGTGACAACTTAAATACATGAATGAGTTGACTACTAAACATAACGGATTCCAAAGTGCTTTCAATACTGTAACTTTAACCAAAGGCAAATCCCTAGTTACTAGGGACACCAGAGTTAATAGGGACACCAGAGTTACTAGGGACACCAGAGCAAGTAGCTTAACTTTACAGTGCTGTTGCCAAACTGTTACCAGTTACGtaaagcagtggttcccaactctgGTCCTCGAGTActcccaacagcacacattttaaTTGTAGCCCccgacaagcacacctgattcaacttgtcaactaatcttTAGGCCcacaatgagttgaatcaggcaTGTTTGTCTAGAGCTACAACAAACAtgtgtactgttagaggggctcAAGACCAGCGTTGGGAGCCACTGACCTAAAGGCTTCTGGCACAAGGCCTGATGCAGTAGACCAGTACATCATAACATCTGTAGTGAGGACGTACCGGCCAGCTTGCGGTTGTCCAGTTTGAGGCGGTTGAGAGGGTTGGTGCCGTACAGAAGGACATGACGCTCTGAATGGACCGACTGCAGCTCCTCCAGAGTGGCCTTCCTACCTCGGATAGTCTGTTGGAACACAGACCAGACAGAGCAACAGATAATGGACCAGGTGGAGACAGCTATGGTGTCTTCTAGTAACTTGTAATCAGTGATATGGATGTATGTGTAATACGTGTGTAATGATAATGGTGATGTTTGTACCTCACACTGGCCCCTGAGACCTCTCTCCTGGAGACGTGACCAGATACTCTGGATCCTCCCAGCATGCTCTGGGTGGCTGCTGTTGTCACCACATGTGCACTGGTGCTTCAGCATCTGAGAGTCATAAACCAGACCTGCAACCAAACACAGTCAGACATTAACATGACTGTTTCCAGTGATTACTACTATTTCCTCCAAATCAACAGCTATAAGACAGATCTAACCACAATGAGAAAGCTAATCGAACAAATGCAATTAAATAATATCAACTTATCAGAGAATCCCTGACCAGGCCTCAGATTGAAATACAGCCACAGTAGGGATAATAACATACACCTAGGTAGGTCCTCGTGGTGgcagtgtgcctgtgtgtgtggtccACTTCTTACCGGTGGTGAAGCGTGGTTTGCTCTGTGGTTCTGGGGTGGACAGGGGTAGGGGTATGTCTGGCAACGTGAGGGATGTGGAGGCTGGCGAGGACTGGGTACGGGAGAGGGGGCGGTGGGCACCGCCAAGCATAATGGGTACCGCCAGTGTCTCCATGTGGGCTGTCTGGCGACGCAGCTGCTGCAGCTGTTTCTGTTTCTCCCATAGCAACGActagagagcaagagggagatagagcgagagagtcagataaagcgagagagagagagagagagattgtggtgATTTTCAACCCACAGAAATCTATATACACAAGAGTATGCCAAACCTGCACGAACAAAATATAAAACCCTTTGCTGCTCTCTGCTGGAAGTTCAAGGAGACATGTTCTAGTGTTCGTCTAccatcctctttgtgtctgtatcTTACCTGGTTGAGTATGAGTGTGTGTTGCAGGTTGATCTGTCCTCCCCGGCTGTCTGCCGCAGACACGAGCTCCGCCCCCCTCAGTGACTCCGCCCTTGCTCTGCCCTGATAGATGTCGCTGGGCGCTGGCCCCACCTCCTCAGAGTCCATGTCTTCTGAGGGGATCTGTTTGAGACGAGGCTTCTCACTGGTCTTAGACATCAGCTTGAACACACAAATAATGATCCATTTAGCTTTATTCATTCAATTCTATCAATGTATTTTTGCCAGAAAAGACAGCTGCTGGCAGATGAAGCTCTCCGTGGATTGTACAAAAATCGATAATCCATTACAACAGAGTGAGTGAGCATGAGAGTATATGTGAGCAAAGAGGGATTTGTGAGGGTGTGTAAGTCACTGACCTTTCCCAGATGTGTCTGCTGTTTAAGTCTCTCCAATAGTTGGCTGTTGTGGTGCTGCTGCAGCAGATGGGGATGTAGGGATCTGGGGCTCTGCGGCAGGGGCTCTGAGCGAGTCCGGCTCAGAGGCTTGTGAGGGCCCCCTTCCGGGGCCAGATGATCCGTCTGGGGGGAAAACTGCAGAGGAACAGGGCCCAGGCCTGGAACTGAGACCAGAGGAGACAGGCAGAGTGTGGCTAT belongs to Salvelinus alpinus chromosome 28, SLU_Salpinus.1, whole genome shotgun sequence and includes:
- the LOC139557414 gene encoding histone deacetylase 7-like isoform X1; translation: MFTLRTDGITASGPTVDKDRRDSFFSRVSESSVSAPLGSVPMDLRVTERVMRPGSDTALLTPLHPPLLLSPFSPQPCTPFSQQQLHQHIRFNMEQRRREQEQEKQQELQQLWHKDKSQQSAVASSLVKQKLQEVILKKQKQQALGRTSSNPLSGPPVGYRELVPDPSGPPQPLVSSPAQGSSDGSDDTPLRRAASEPNLKVKHKLKKHLNTRKSPLTRKESAPSPIKHRVPDTLDSSPSSSSTPVSGCSSPNDSLPNENGVLQSVGGLSHEVIIRLAQRLLLQDGSLAHFTIQSSSVLPTITLGLPANARSDGDLSRLKVGRVPMVAGGQSVYLPLGTEKQSGSLSPHFQPVLILEPSGLVHAPMLAVPGLGPVPLQFSPQTDHLAPEGGPHKPLSRTRSEPLPQSPRSLHPHLLQQHHNSQLLERLKQQTHLGKLMSKTSEKPRLKQIPSEDMDSEEVGPAPSDIYQGRARAESLRGAELVSAADSRGGQINLQHTLILNQSLLWEKQKQLQQLRRQTAHMETLAVPIMLGGAHRPLSRTQSSPASTSLTLPDIPLPLSTPEPQSKPRFTTGLVYDSQMLKHQCTCGDNSSHPEHAGRIQSIWSRLQERGLRGQCETIRGRKATLEELQSVHSERHVLLYGTNPLNRLKLDNRKLAGILSQRMFVMLPCGGVGVDNDTIWNESHTSTASRMAAGSVTELAFRVAKRELKNGFAVVRPPGHHADPSNPMGFCYFNSVAIAAKQLQHKLSANKILIVDWDVHHGNGTQEVFYNDPSVLYISLHRYDDGNFFPGSGGPAEVGSGAGEGFNVNVAWTGGLDPPMSDAEYITAFRTVVMPIAQEFSPDVVLVSSGFDAAEGHPAPLGGYKVTAKCFGFLTRQLMGLAGGRVIMALEGGHDLTAICDASEACVSALLGIEEPLSEEVLLQKPNANSVHSLLRVIQIHGQYWQSLKLFSSSVGLSYLGAQRRDCEETDAVNALASLSVGVLTSRSHPDEPMEQDEDSM
- the LOC139557414 gene encoding histone deacetylase 7-like isoform X2, with translation MFTLRTDGITASGPTVDKDRRDSFFSRVSESSVSAPLGSVPMDLRVTERVMRPGSDTALLTPLHPPLLLSPFSPQPCTPFSQQQLHQHIRFNMEQRRREQEQEKQQELQQLWHKDKSQQSAVASSLVKQKLQEVILKKQKQQALGRTSSNPLSGPPVGYRELVPDPSGPPQPLVSSPAQGSSDGSDDTPLRRAASEPNLKVKHKLKKHLNTRKSPLTRKESAPSPIKHRVPDTLDSSPSSSSTPVSGCSSPNDSLPNENGVLQSVGGLSHEAQRLLLQDGSLAHFTIQSSSVLPTITLGLPANARSDGDLSRLKVGRVPMVAGGQSVYLPLGTEKQSGSLSPHFQPVLILEPSGLVHAPMLAVPGLGPVPLQFSPQTDHLAPEGGPHKPLSRTRSEPLPQSPRSLHPHLLQQHHNSQLLERLKQQTHLGKLMSKTSEKPRLKQIPSEDMDSEEVGPAPSDIYQGRARAESLRGAELVSAADSRGGQINLQHTLILNQSLLWEKQKQLQQLRRQTAHMETLAVPIMLGGAHRPLSRTQSSPASTSLTLPDIPLPLSTPEPQSKPRFTTGLVYDSQMLKHQCTCGDNSSHPEHAGRIQSIWSRLQERGLRGQCETIRGRKATLEELQSVHSERHVLLYGTNPLNRLKLDNRKLAGILSQRMFVMLPCGGVGVDNDTIWNESHTSTASRMAAGSVTELAFRVAKRELKNGFAVVRPPGHHADPSNPMGFCYFNSVAIAAKQLQHKLSANKILIVDWDVHHGNGTQEVFYNDPSVLYISLHRYDDGNFFPGSGGPAEVGSGAGEGFNVNVAWTGGLDPPMSDAEYITAFRTVVMPIAQEFSPDVVLVSSGFDAAEGHPAPLGGYKVTAKCFGFLTRQLMGLAGGRVIMALEGGHDLTAICDASEACVSALLGIEEPLSEEVLLQKPNANSVHSLLRVIQIHGQYWQSLKLFSSSVGLSYLGAQRRDCEETDAVNALASLSVGVLTSRSHPDEPMEQDEDSM